The proteins below are encoded in one region of Bacillus alveayuensis:
- a CDS encoding membrane-bound serine protease (ClpP class) (product_source=KO:K07403; cath_funfam=3.90.226.10; cog=COG1030; ko=KO:K07403; pfam=PF01957,PF01972; superfamily=141322,52096; transmembrane_helix_parts=Outside_1_9,TMhelix_10_27,Inside_28_239,TMhelix_240_262,Outside_263_276,TMhelix_277_299,Inside_300_305,TMhelix_306_328,Outside_329_337,TMhelix_338_357,Inside_358_443) — MLKSRKKTTFILFFVPIFFLLFSSHEARNPQAAKPTVYFISIEETVEKGLAAFIDRSITEAEKQGAEKIVLELNTPGGAVDAAITIAKRLNETNIETIAYVNKQAISAGAYIALNTDQIYFHPSGTMGSAAIIDLEGNAADKKAASFWKAEMINAAESHQLNPIYAEAMVDEDVDLPQYGAGKGELLTLTAKQALEVGYAKAIVSDRHDLIQKLGLANAAIVESTISFAEKVARFLTHPVVIPILLSIGSIGLVLELYTPGFGIPGLMGLTSLLLFFYGHHVAGFAGLEAIILFVAGILLIIAEFFIPGGIAGLIGTISIIISLYVASGNVMQMTVSLIVALFVTIFVVIIMTKVLGKRMKFFRKIILNDATTTEKGYVSNRSRSELIGKKGVALTALRPSGTAMIDDERVDVVTEGEYIAKGQKIKVVKTEGMRIVVRELNE; from the coding sequence TTGTTAAAGAGCAGGAAAAAAACAACATTCATATTATTTTTTGTACCGATTTTTTTTCTTTTATTTTCCTCACACGAAGCACGAAACCCTCAGGCAGCAAAACCAACCGTTTATTTTATTTCAATAGAAGAAACGGTTGAAAAAGGGCTTGCCGCCTTCATTGATCGATCTATTACCGAGGCAGAAAAGCAAGGTGCAGAAAAAATTGTGCTTGAGCTTAATACCCCTGGGGGAGCAGTTGATGCCGCTATCACCATAGCTAAACGATTAAATGAAACGAATATTGAAACGATTGCTTATGTAAATAAACAAGCGATATCTGCTGGCGCTTATATAGCCTTAAATACAGATCAAATTTATTTTCATCCTAGTGGTACAATGGGTTCGGCTGCTATTATTGATTTGGAAGGAAATGCAGCTGATAAAAAAGCAGCATCATTTTGGAAAGCGGAAATGATTAACGCAGCAGAATCACATCAATTAAATCCCATTTATGCTGAGGCGATGGTCGATGAAGATGTTGATTTGCCGCAATATGGAGCTGGGAAAGGCGAATTGCTGACATTAACAGCAAAGCAGGCGCTTGAAGTCGGCTATGCTAAAGCAATTGTATCTGATCGCCACGATCTTATACAGAAGCTAGGTTTAGCGAATGCGGCAATAGTCGAATCTACGATTAGCTTTGCTGAAAAAGTCGCAAGGTTTTTAACTCATCCTGTCGTCATTCCGATATTATTGTCAATCGGTAGTATCGGCCTCGTTCTTGAACTATACACACCAGGGTTTGGAATCCCTGGATTGATGGGGCTTACTTCATTACTGTTGTTTTTTTATGGTCATCATGTGGCCGGTTTTGCGGGCTTGGAAGCCATTATTCTTTTCGTTGCAGGAATCTTGCTAATTATAGCAGAATTCTTTATTCCTGGTGGAATTGCTGGTTTAATCGGTACTATTTCCATTATAATTAGTTTGTATGTAGCTTCTGGAAATGTTATGCAAATGACCGTTTCCTTAATAGTCGCTCTATTCGTTACGATTTTTGTTGTTATTATTATGACAAAGGTGTTAGGAAAGCGTATGAAATTTTTTAGAAAAATCATATTAAATGATGCGACAACAACTGAAAAAGGCTATGTTTCGAACCGCAGCAGATCAGAGCTTATAGGTAAAAAAGGAGTAGCTTTAACGGCTTTAAGACCTTCTGGAACGGCGATGATTGACGATGAACGCGTCGATGTTGTAACAGAAGGGGAATATATCGCAAAAGGGCAAAAAATTAAAGTTGTTAAAACAGAAGGAATGCGAATTGTCGTAAGAGAATTAAACGAATAG
- a CDS encoding uncharacterized protein YqfA (UPF0365 family) (product_source=COG4864; cog=COG4864; pfam=PF12127; superfamily=46589; transmembrane_helix_parts=Inside_1_6,TMhelix_7_29,Outside_30_328), translated as MEPSTFILLGLIVIGFILLAVLFTFVPVMLWISALAAGVRISIFTLIGMRLRRVIPSRVINPLIKAHKAGLNVAINQLESHYLAGGNVDRVVNALIAAERANIELSFERCAAIDLAGRDVLEAVQMSVNPKVIETPFIAGVAMDGIEVKAKARITVRANIDRLVGGAGEETIIARVGEGIVSTIGSSDNHKKVLENPDLISQTVLGKGLDSGTAFEILSIDIADVDIGKNIGAILQTDQAEADKNIAQAKAEERRAMAVAKEQEMRAKVEEMRAKVVEAEAKVPLAMAEALRNGNIGVMDYMNIKNINADTEMRDSIGKLTKEQDDED; from the coding sequence ATGGAACCGTCAACTTTTATATTATTAGGATTAATTGTCATTGGTTTTATTTTATTAGCGGTCTTATTTACTTTTGTTCCAGTTATGCTGTGGATATCAGCATTAGCAGCTGGTGTTCGTATTAGTATTTTTACATTAATAGGGATGAGATTGCGCCGTGTTATTCCAAGTCGAGTCATAAATCCGTTAATTAAAGCTCATAAAGCGGGATTAAATGTAGCCATTAATCAGCTTGAAAGCCATTATTTAGCTGGTGGGAATGTTGATCGAGTTGTGAATGCTCTCATTGCAGCAGAACGTGCGAACATAGAGCTAAGCTTTGAGCGCTGTGCTGCGATCGATTTAGCGGGTCGTGATGTATTAGAAGCTGTACAAATGAGCGTTAACCCAAAGGTAATTGAAACACCATTTATTGCTGGTGTTGCAATGGATGGGATTGAGGTAAAAGCAAAAGCGCGCATTACCGTTCGCGCCAATATTGACCGTCTTGTTGGTGGTGCAGGAGAAGAAACGATTATTGCCCGCGTAGGGGAAGGAATTGTCAGTACAATTGGTTCTTCCGATAATCATAAAAAAGTATTAGAAAATCCTGATTTAATTTCACAAACTGTGTTAGGAAAAGGGCTTGACTCGGGGACGGCGTTTGAGATCTTATCAATCGATATCGCCGACGTTGACATCGGTAAAAACATTGGGGCCATTCTGCAAACAGACCAAGCAGAAGCAGATAAAAACATTGCCCAAGCGAAAGCGGAAGAGCGTCGTGCAATGGCTGTTGCAAAAGAGCAAGAAATGCGTGCGAAGGTTGAAGAAATGCGGGCAAAAGTTGTGGAGGCTGAAGCGAAAGTTCCGCTTGCGATGGCCGAAGCGTTGCGAAATGGGAACATTGGAGTGATGGATTATATGAACATTAAAAACATCAATGCAGATACGGAAATGAGAGATTCAATTGGTAAATTAACAAAGGAACAAGATGATGAGGATTAA
- a CDS encoding hypothetical protein (product_source=Hypo-rule applied; cath_funfam=3.60.110.10; transmembrane_helix_parts=Outside_1_5,TMhelix_6_25,Inside_26_135) translates to MNIFDLIFENPLFIAAIIGIMTSIFRRMNSTNDEKKTVPKQPRQKKPTIQKDVSQPTQAVVKPIEKRFQEVTNRKKVQPLNSKILASHLQQTTKKRKHSKRNYKPFLNSPIEGIIWSEILREPRSKRPFRPSIRK, encoded by the coding sequence ATGAATATATTTGATTTAATTTTTGAAAACCCTCTTTTTATTGCAGCCATTATTGGTATTATGACATCTATTTTCAGGCGAATGAATTCAACAAACGATGAGAAAAAAACGGTCCCTAAACAGCCAAGACAAAAAAAGCCGACCATTCAAAAGGATGTCTCTCAACCTACTCAAGCTGTCGTCAAACCAATAGAAAAGCGTTTTCAAGAGGTGACGAATCGAAAAAAAGTTCAACCATTAAATTCTAAAATATTAGCTTCTCATCTTCAACAAACAACAAAGAAAAGGAAACATTCAAAACGGAATTACAAGCCTTTTTTAAATTCACCGATCGAAGGGATTATTTGGAGTGAAATACTACGAGAGCCAAGGTCGAAACGACCGTTTCGCCCTTCTATAAGAAAATAA
- a CDS encoding sporulation protein YqfC (product_source=TIGR02856; pfam=PF07873; tigrfam=TIGR02856), which yields MAKKWHQRMKNWMTKTLEVPPDVTMDLPRITMIGQLHIYIENHKGLLTFTDQEIRLLLKQGQLLIKGHHFVIKTILPEEIMLEGHIESVIFIES from the coding sequence ATGGCGAAAAAATGGCATCAAAGAATGAAAAATTGGATGACGAAAACATTAGAAGTACCTCCTGATGTGACGATGGATCTTCCACGTATTACCATGATTGGACAACTACATATATACATAGAGAATCATAAAGGATTATTAACTTTTACTGACCAAGAGATACGTTTGTTATTAAAGCAAGGTCAGTTGCTCATAAAAGGTCACCATTTTGTCATAAAAACGATATTACCTGAAGAAATCATGTTAGAAGGACATATTGAAAGCGTGATATTTATTGAATCGTAA
- a CDS encoding hypothetical protein (product_source=KO:K06438; cog=COG2314; ko=KO:K06438; pfam=PF06898; tigrfam=TIGR02876; transmembrane_helix_parts=Inside_1_88,TMhelix_89_111,Outside_112_395; similar to stage IV sporulation protein) — translation MKNNWIYFFTGTVQVSLTGLGIERFINECIRQGIIIWNVKRHQSGGVSFFIRLSDVHALRKIVKKYECKCSFQKRMGAPFWLKRSYKNVGFVIGIGIFFIITFILSNMIWGIEIKGAEPKTEHLIEKELSKIGLKKGALQFLLPESEQIQAHVMKNVEQISWIGIDLVGTTYYIEVVEKSEPPKMEVSSPRHIVAKKEAVIAKMFVEKGQPMVSINDHVAKGQILVSGLIGDEEHQRLVSAKGEIYGETWYVTTVQVPITSTLQVLTGNRLIKHKLQMGSITLPIWGFQHVEYEQFQKEQTIKPFRFLKWTLPIAYKKEIYYEEEAVTKKYNEKEAKEKGIEIAKKKLKNQLGKRDQIMDEKVLHVMRENGKVKLKILFQVMEDIVETKPIVQGD, via the coding sequence ATGAAAAATAATTGGATCTATTTTTTTACTGGAACGGTACAAGTCTCTTTAACTGGACTAGGAATAGAACGATTTATAAATGAGTGTATACGCCAGGGGATCATTATTTGGAATGTCAAACGTCATCAATCAGGGGGGGTTTCATTTTTTATTCGCCTCTCAGATGTACATGCTTTAAGAAAAATTGTGAAAAAGTATGAATGTAAATGTTCATTTCAAAAACGTATGGGAGCGCCATTTTGGCTGAAGCGTTCCTATAAAAATGTAGGATTTGTTATAGGGATCGGAATTTTTTTTATCATTACTTTTATATTATCAAACATGATTTGGGGAATTGAAATTAAAGGGGCAGAACCAAAAACGGAACATTTAATTGAAAAAGAGCTCTCCAAAATAGGATTGAAAAAAGGTGCTCTTCAATTTTTATTGCCCGAGTCTGAACAAATCCAGGCACATGTCATGAAGAATGTAGAGCAAATATCGTGGATTGGAATTGATTTAGTCGGTACAACCTACTATATTGAAGTTGTCGAAAAAAGTGAACCACCTAAAATGGAGGTTTCAAGTCCGCGCCATATTGTCGCAAAAAAAGAGGCTGTGATTGCTAAAATGTTTGTTGAAAAGGGACAACCAATGGTAAGTATCAACGACCATGTAGCAAAAGGCCAAATATTAGTTTCTGGATTAATAGGAGATGAAGAACATCAAAGATTAGTTTCTGCAAAAGGAGAAATTTATGGTGAAACATGGTATGTAACAACTGTACAAGTTCCAATCACCTCAACATTACAAGTTTTAACAGGCAATCGTTTAATAAAACATAAACTGCAAATGGGTTCCATTACATTACCCATTTGGGGGTTTCAACATGTAGAATATGAACAATTCCAAAAGGAACAAACGATCAAGCCCTTTCGCTTTCTTAAATGGACATTACCAATCGCTTATAAAAAAGAAATCTATTATGAAGAAGAAGCGGTAACGAAAAAATATAATGAAAAAGAAGCAAAAGAAAAAGGGATAGAGATCGCCAAAAAAAAATTAAAGAATCAATTAGGGAAAAGAGATCAAATCATGGACGAAAAAGTTTTGCACGTAATGCGTGAGAATGGTAAAGTAAAATTGAAAATACTGTTCCAAGTGATGGAAGATATTGTGGAAACAAAACCAATTGTACAGGGAGATTAA
- a CDS encoding phosphate starvation-inducible PhoH-like protein (product_source=KO:K06217; cath_funfam=3.40.50.300; cog=COG1702; ko=KO:K06217; pfam=PF02562; smart=SM00382; superfamily=52540), with product MPEELVTINQQLENANEAIALFGIHDVNLKRIEEELKVTIITRGEAVYVSGEQEKAELVDHLLKSLLTVIRKGVYITERDVLYAIRMAKNGTLNEFESLFDDEIAKSAKGKSIRVKTLGQRRYIEEIKKKDLVFGIGPAGTGKTFLAVVMAVHALKNGFVKRIILTRPAVEAGENLGFLPGDLKEKVDPYLRPLYDALHEVLGSDHTERLIERGTIEIAPLAYMRGRTLEDAFVILDEAQNTTPAQMKMFLTRLGFGSKMIITGDISQVDLPKGVKSGLAVAKETLSKIHGISFVYLEQTDVVRHPLVAKIIEAYIRQE from the coding sequence ATGCCAGAAGAGTTAGTAACGATAAATCAACAACTAGAAAATGCAAACGAAGCAATCGCCTTGTTTGGAATTCATGATGTGAATTTAAAACGAATCGAAGAGGAACTAAAAGTAACGATTATCACACGTGGTGAGGCCGTTTATGTTTCAGGTGAACAAGAAAAAGCTGAGCTTGTTGATCATCTTCTCAAATCTCTATTAACCGTCATACGTAAAGGTGTGTATATTACGGAACGAGATGTTTTATATGCAATACGTATGGCGAAAAACGGGACATTAAATGAATTCGAAAGCTTGTTTGATGATGAAATTGCCAAAAGTGCAAAAGGAAAGTCTATACGTGTTAAAACATTAGGTCAACGAAGATATATTGAGGAAATTAAGAAAAAAGACTTAGTGTTTGGAATCGGTCCAGCAGGAACCGGAAAAACGTTTTTAGCAGTTGTGATGGCCGTTCATGCATTGAAAAACGGATTTGTGAAAAGGATTATATTAACACGCCCAGCTGTTGAAGCAGGTGAAAACTTAGGTTTCCTTCCAGGTGATTTAAAAGAAAAGGTCGATCCATACTTAAGGCCTTTGTATGATGCTTTACACGAAGTTTTAGGGAGCGATCATACAGAAAGACTCATTGAAAGGGGAACAATCGAAATTGCCCCGCTTGCATATATGAGGGGGAGAACGCTTGAAGATGCGTTTGTTATATTGGATGAAGCCCAAAATACAACTCCAGCACAAATGAAAATGTTTTTAACCCGTTTAGGTTTTGGTTCAAAAATGATTATTACGGGTGATATTTCTCAAGTGGATTTGCCGAAAGGTGTAAAATCTGGTTTAGCGGTAGCAAAAGAGACGCTTTCAAAAATTCATGGCATATCTTTTGTTTACTTAGAACAAACCGATGTTGTTCGACACCCATTAGTTGCAAAAATTATCGAAGCCTATATTAGGCAGGAATGA
- a CDS encoding putative nucleotidyltransferase with HDIG domain (product_source=TIGR00277; cath_funfam=1.10.3210.10; cog=COG1480; ko=KO:K07037; pfam=PF01966,PF07697,PF07698; smart=SM00471; superfamily=109604; tigrfam=TIGR00277; transmembrane_helix_parts=Inside_1_20,TMhelix_21_43,Outside_44_276,TMhelix_277_299,Inside_300_311,TMhelix_312_334,Outside_335_356,TMhelix_357_379,Inside_380_385,TMhelix_386_405,Outside_406_414,TMhelix_415_435,Inside_436_447,TMhelix_448_470,Outside_471_717), translated as MRRIVKKKLKKRKENHLSKSIQSLHFIHYIVLAIILFVVLFSNVKPDTFDAKLFSISEQTIYAPTTVVDEEMTKKKQEEAAANVEDQYVLNQGYVENSVTMVKSIFDSIIEVSKLAEQNGENEHVVSDDIQKKLQETLTSAVYEKIPTDVFTILLKANESELNLARDSVVTAVHNIMSKPIKVEQVAEARASVKNELQYVNLSNELVQAAAKIGEMAIIPNYTFDVQATEAKRQQAREEVQEVQIKQGQIIVEEGQLIDREVYRKLELLGLLDNKYTFQPFIGLSLLILLMISLLIYYVEKEKKFYISKHQSLLLYTIIFSITLAMMKIISLFQEMDYSHIGFIVPVSMGVMLIKLLINPRLAFVTSLIFAICGSLIFNEDVTSTFNFIVGLYYLFGCLAAILFLGEHNVRAKILQAGLFVSLVNVFVVTSVTLIQNGSTSNLEIGSYFVMAAVSGVVSSVLAIGFLPFFESGFGILSTMKLIELSNPNHPLLRKILTEAPGTYHHSVMVANLAESACEAIGANGLLARVGSYYHDIGKTKRPHYFIENQMNMENPHDKLSAQLSKNIIIAHTTEGAEMLRKHKMPKEFIDIAEQHHGTSLLKYFYHKAKENSHHEILEEEFRYPGPKPQTKEIAVISIADSVEAAVRSLKNPTPDKIEKLVKAIIKDRIQDGQFDECNITFKELDIVAKSLCETLKGIFHSRIEYPELADKKVKQA; from the coding sequence ATGAGAAGGATCGTTAAAAAGAAACTAAAAAAACGAAAGGAAAATCATTTATCTAAATCGATTCAGTCCCTTCATTTTATTCATTATATCGTCTTAGCGATAATTTTATTTGTTGTTCTTTTTAGCAATGTAAAACCGGATACATTCGATGCAAAGCTTTTTAGCATATCTGAGCAAACCATTTATGCACCAACAACCGTCGTTGATGAAGAAATGACAAAGAAAAAGCAAGAAGAAGCAGCGGCAAATGTTGAAGACCAATACGTATTAAATCAAGGATATGTAGAGAATAGTGTCACAATGGTTAAATCTATTTTTGATTCGATCATCGAAGTTTCAAAGCTTGCAGAACAAAATGGAGAAAATGAACATGTAGTGTCTGATGATATACAGAAAAAGCTACAAGAAACGTTAACTTCTGCCGTTTATGAAAAAATTCCAACGGATGTTTTTACTATTTTACTAAAAGCGAATGAATCGGAATTAAATTTAGCAAGAGATTCTGTTGTTACGGCCGTTCATAACATTATGAGCAAGCCGATTAAGGTGGAGCAAGTAGCAGAAGCTAGAGCTAGTGTGAAAAATGAACTGCAATATGTCAATTTATCAAATGAACTCGTTCAAGCAGCTGCTAAAATTGGTGAAATGGCGATTATTCCGAATTACACATTTGATGTACAAGCAACTGAAGCAAAAAGACAACAAGCCCGTGAAGAAGTTCAGGAAGTCCAAATTAAACAAGGACAAATTATCGTTGAAGAAGGACAATTAATTGACAGGGAAGTCTACCGAAAGCTTGAATTGCTTGGATTATTGGACAATAAATATACGTTTCAGCCTTTTATTGGACTTTCCTTGCTGATTTTACTCATGATTTCTTTACTTATTTATTATGTGGAAAAGGAAAAAAAATTTTACATTAGTAAACATCAATCTTTATTACTATACACGATTATTTTTAGTATTACACTTGCGATGATGAAAATCATCAGTTTGTTTCAAGAAATGGATTATTCCCATATTGGTTTTATCGTCCCAGTTTCAATGGGTGTTATGTTAATTAAACTGCTGATTAATCCTCGATTAGCGTTCGTAACGAGCTTAATCTTTGCGATATGTGGAAGTTTAATTTTTAATGAAGATGTAACGAGTACATTTAATTTTATTGTTGGTCTTTATTATTTATTCGGATGTTTGGCAGCCATTTTGTTTTTAGGAGAACATAATGTTCGTGCCAAAATCTTACAGGCTGGTCTTTTTGTTTCTTTAGTCAATGTTTTTGTCGTAACATCCGTTACATTAATTCAAAATGGCAGCACGTCTAATCTTGAAATAGGCTCATACTTTGTTATGGCTGCTGTTTCTGGTGTTGTTTCATCTGTGTTAGCCATTGGGTTTCTGCCGTTTTTTGAATCAGGATTTGGTATTTTATCGACGATGAAATTAATAGAATTATCTAACCCAAACCATCCGCTGTTACGTAAAATTTTGACGGAAGCCCCAGGCACTTATCATCATAGTGTCATGGTTGCGAATTTAGCAGAGTCTGCTTGTGAAGCGATAGGGGCAAATGGGTTGCTAGCTAGGGTCGGCAGTTATTATCATGATATCGGTAAAACGAAACGACCTCACTATTTCATCGAAAATCAAATGAATATGGAAAACCCGCATGATAAATTGTCAGCCCAGCTTAGTAAAAATATTATTATTGCCCATACAACAGAAGGGGCGGAAATGTTAAGGAAGCATAAAATGCCTAAAGAATTTATTGATATCGCCGAGCAGCATCATGGTACTTCATTATTGAAATACTTTTATCATAAAGCTAAAGAAAACAGTCATCATGAAATATTAGAAGAAGAGTTTCGCTATCCGGGACCAAAGCCACAAACAAAAGAAATTGCCGTGATCTCCATTGCCGATAGTGTAGAAGCTGCGGTACGATCCCTAAAAAATCCAACACCTGATAAAATCGAAAAGCTTGTGAAAGCTATTATTAAAGATCGGATTCAAGATGGACAGTTTGATGAATGCAATATTACATTTAAAGAACTTGATATCGTGGCAAAGTCTTTATGTGAAACATTAAAAGGAATTTTCCACTCACGAATTGAGTATCCTGAACTTGCAGATAAGAAGGTGAAACAAGCATGA
- a CDS encoding putative rRNA maturation factor (product_source=KO:K07042; cath_funfam=3.40.390.30; cog=COG0319; ko=KO:K07042; pfam=PF02130; superfamily=55486; tigrfam=TIGR00043), which yields MRLMIDLVDETNTLSKEQLQMVEKLLHFAAEEEKVEDGAELSVTFVTNEEIQKINREYRGKDQPTDVISFALEEMGEGEVKVIGADLPKALGDIIISVEKAKEQAEEYGHSFIREIGFLTIHGFLHLLGYDHMTEEEEKIMFARQKEILENYGLHRSI from the coding sequence ATGAGATTAATGATTGATTTAGTAGATGAAACGAATACGTTGTCTAAAGAACAGTTGCAAATGGTTGAAAAATTATTACATTTTGCAGCAGAAGAAGAAAAGGTGGAAGACGGAGCTGAACTGTCTGTTACTTTTGTGACAAATGAAGAAATTCAAAAAATAAACCGTGAATATCGTGGGAAAGACCAGCCGACAGATGTTATTTCCTTTGCTTTGGAGGAAATGGGAGAAGGGGAAGTAAAAGTTATTGGGGCTGATTTGCCGAAGGCGCTAGGAGATATTATTATTTCCGTGGAAAAGGCCAAGGAGCAAGCGGAAGAATACGGACACTCGTTTATTCGTGAAATCGGCTTTTTAACGATACATGGTTTTCTTCATTTATTAGGATATGATCACATGACAGAAGAAGAAGAAAAAATCATGTTTGCAAGACAAAAGGAAATTTTGGAGAATTATGGCCTGCATCGATCCATTTAA
- a CDS encoding undecaprenol kinase (product_source=KO:K00887; cog=COG0818; ko=KO:K00887; pfam=PF01219; transmembrane_helix_parts=Inside_1_34,TMhelix_35_54,Outside_55_58,TMhelix_59_81,Inside_82_100,TMhelix_101_123,Outside_124_129): protein MACIDPFKSNGKRFFHSFVFAWQGIISTVKSERNFRIHLLASVLVIIAGIYFRISLLEWIILFLLIGGILALELINTAIECVVDLVMQKKYHPLAKTAKDVGAGAVLVYVIISVIIGILIFIPKLTIHQ from the coding sequence ATGGCCTGCATCGATCCATTTAAATCAAATGGCAAAAGGTTTTTTCATAGCTTCGTATTTGCTTGGCAAGGAATCATCTCAACTGTAAAAAGTGAGAGGAATTTTCGAATACATCTTCTTGCATCTGTTCTTGTGATCATAGCCGGTATTTATTTTCGCATTAGTTTGCTTGAATGGATCATTCTTTTTTTATTGATTGGGGGTATATTGGCATTAGAATTAATCAATACAGCGATTGAATGTGTCGTTGATTTAGTTATGCAGAAAAAATATCATCCCCTTGCGAAAACGGCAAAAGATGTAGGGGCAGGAGCGGTTTTGGTTTATGTGATCATTTCTGTTATAATTGGAATACTCATCTTTATTCCTAAATTAACCATTCATCAATAG
- a CDS encoding cytidine deaminase (product_source=KO:K01489; cath_funfam=3.40.140.10; cog=COG0295; ko=KO:K01489; pfam=PF00383; superfamily=53927; tigrfam=TIGR01354): MNTQQLLEEAKVAREMAYAPYSKFKVGAAIETVDGKIYKGCNIENAAYSMCNCAERTALFKAISEGDQEFKALAVVADTNRPVPPCGACRQVIAELCPIDMKVILSNLKGDIQELTVEELLPGAFSPEDLNE; encoded by the coding sequence ATGAATACTCAACAACTACTAGAAGAAGCAAAAGTAGCAAGAGAAATGGCTTATGCTCCGTATTCAAAATTTAAAGTAGGGGCGGCCATTGAAACAGTAGATGGAAAAATTTATAAAGGTTGTAACATTGAAAATGCAGCTTACTCAATGTGCAATTGTGCCGAAAGAACGGCATTATTTAAAGCGATTTCTGAAGGAGATCAAGAGTTTAAAGCCCTTGCAGTTGTGGCAGATACAAACAGGCCTGTCCCGCCCTGTGGTGCTTGTCGCCAAGTCATTGCTGAACTATGTCCAATAGACATGAAGGTCATTTTATCTAACTTAAAAGGCGATATACAGGAATTAACGGTCGAAGAATTGCTTCCTGGAGCCTTTTCACCGGAGGATTTAAATGAATAA